One genomic segment of Sminthopsis crassicaudata isolate SCR6 chromosome 2, ASM4859323v1, whole genome shotgun sequence includes these proteins:
- the LOC141552924 gene encoding olfactory receptor 6B2-like: MRGKNISHISEFILLGFPTTPRFQYLLFLFFLFVYLFVFLENFIIIFIIWVNNSLHKPMYYFLGNMSFLEVWYVSDIIPKMLSGFLFQQKRISFVGCMIQLFFFLSLVCTECVLLASMAYDRYVAICYPLRYGVIMTTRLCIQLVAFSYATSFIISVIKVYFISHATFCGSSVINHFFCDISPILKLACTDFSTAELVDFILGFIILVFPLISTMLSYGYISLAVIRIPSSTGRWKAFSTCASHLIVVIIFYTALIFIYVRPQAIDQKSSNKLISAVYTIVTPIVNPLIYCLRNKEFKNSLKKTLGLAHTLEK, translated from the coding sequence atgagaggaaagaacaTCAGCCACATCAGTGAATTCATTCTCCTAGGCTTCCCCACAACCCCACGGTTCCAgtaccttctttttcttttcttcctttttgtttatctctttgtattcttagaaaacttcattatcatcttcattatctGGGTCAACAATTCCCTTCATAAGCCTATGTACTATTTCTTAGGGAATATGTCATTCCTTGAAGTTTGGTATGTCTCTGACATCATTCCCAAGATGCTGAGTGGTTTTCTCTTTCAGCAAAAACGCATTTCATTTGTTGGATGCATgattcaattgtttttcttcctttctcttgtcTGCACTGAGTGTGTCCTTCTGGCCTCCATGGCCTATGACCGCTACGTAGCCATCTGTTACCCACTCAGATATGGAGTAATCATGACTACAAGGCTATGTATACAGCTGGTGGCCTTTTCCTATGCAACTTCCTTCATCATCTCTGTGATCAAGGTCTACTTTATCTCTCATGCCACATTCTGTGGGTCTAGTGTCATTAATCACTTTTTCTGTGATATCTCCCCTATCCTTAAACTAGCTTGCACAGACTTCTCAACAGCTGAACTTGTAGACTTCATTCTGGGGTTTATCATATTGGTGTTTCCACTCATTTCTACCATGCTATCATATGGTTATATCTCTTTAGCTGTCATCCGGATACCATCATCCACAGGCCGTTGGAAAGCCTTCTCCACATGTGCTTCTCATCTCATTGTTGTGATCATTTTCTATACAGCCTTGATCTTCATATATGTCCGTCCCCAGGCCATTGACCAAAAGAGTTCCAACAAACTGATTTCAGCTGTATACACTATTGTAACTCCAATTGTGAATCCTCTGATCTATTGTcttagaaataaagaattcaagaaTTCCTTGAAAAAGACTCTGGGACTAGCTCATACTCTTGAAAAGTAA